Proteins encoded by one window of Microbulbifer salipaludis:
- the imuA gene encoding translesion DNA synthesis-associated protein ImuA: protein MQQLLARPDIWQLASGQRRPRTGISTGYRGLDALLAGHGWPRAATTELLVDKAGIGEMSLILPTLAELTRQGRMVILVNPPHIPYAPALAQAGVQLEKLLILHPRGQRDQLWAAEQSLQSGACGALIQWQGKETHADKDLRRLQLAARDGDCLHFHFRPGSCAQTPSPAALRLQLKSDGEQLALHLFKQLSGKSGQRLHLARNPDLVRQDQPLH, encoded by the coding sequence TTGCAGCAGTTGCTTGCCCGCCCGGACATCTGGCAACTGGCCAGTGGCCAGCGTCGCCCGCGCACCGGTATCAGCACCGGCTACCGCGGCCTGGATGCACTGCTGGCCGGGCACGGCTGGCCCCGTGCCGCCACCACGGAGCTTTTGGTCGACAAGGCCGGTATTGGCGAGATGTCCCTGATACTCCCCACCTTGGCAGAGCTCACCCGCCAGGGGCGCATGGTGATACTGGTCAATCCACCACACATTCCCTATGCCCCGGCGCTGGCGCAGGCCGGTGTGCAGCTGGAAAAGCTGCTGATCCTGCACCCCAGGGGCCAGCGGGATCAGTTATGGGCAGCGGAGCAGTCCCTGCAGTCCGGCGCCTGCGGCGCCCTGATCCAGTGGCAGGGCAAGGAAACCCACGCAGACAAAGACCTTCGCCGCCTGCAGCTGGCGGCGCGCGATGGCGATTGCCTGCACTTTCACTTCCGCCCCGGCTCCTGTGCACAAACCCCGTCGCCCGCGGCCCTGCGCCTGCAACTGAAAAGCGATGGCGAGCAATTGGCACTGCATTTGTTCAAACAGCTGAGCGGCAAATCCGGCCAGCGCCTGCACCTGGCGCGCAACCCGGACCTGGTGCGGCAGGACCAGCCGCTCCACTGA
- the dcd gene encoding dCTP deaminase, producing the protein MSIKSDKWIRRMAENEGMIEPFEPGQVRHGTSGDRLISYGTSSYGYDVRCASEFKIFTNVHSATVDPKAFDEDSFVDVEGDYCVIPPNSFALARTVEYFRIPRSVLTICLGKSTYARCGIIVNVTPLEPEWEGHVTLEFSNTTNLPAKIYANEGVAQMLFFESDEICDVSYKDRGGKYQGQRGVTLPKT; encoded by the coding sequence GTGAGCATCAAATCCGATAAGTGGATTCGTCGCATGGCTGAAAATGAGGGCATGATCGAGCCCTTCGAGCCGGGCCAGGTACGTCACGGTACATCGGGTGATCGCCTGATTTCCTACGGCACGTCGAGCTACGGCTACGACGTGCGCTGTGCCAGCGAGTTCAAGATTTTCACCAATGTGCACTCCGCCACCGTGGACCCCAAGGCGTTTGATGAAGACAGCTTTGTGGATGTGGAGGGCGACTACTGTGTCATCCCGCCCAACTCCTTCGCGCTGGCGCGCACCGTGGAGTACTTTCGCATTCCACGCTCGGTACTGACCATCTGCCTGGGTAAGTCCACCTACGCCCGCTGCGGCATCATCGTCAACGTGACCCCGCTGGAGCCCGAGTGGGAAGGTCACGTGACCCTGGAATTCTCCAACACCACCAACCTGCCCGCGAAAATCTACGCGAATGAAGGTGTGGCACAGATGCTGTTCTTCGAGTCCGACGAAATCTGCGATGTGTCCTACAAGGACCGCGGTGGCAAATACCAGGGGCAGCGCGGCGTCACCCTGCCGAAGACCTGA
- a CDS encoding NAD(P)/FAD-dependent oxidoreductase — protein sequence MTDLPTQTDVLIIGAGAAGLMCASVAGKRGRSVLVLDHANKVGKKILMSGGGRCNFTNLYTAPDNFYSENPHFCKSALARYTQWDFIALVEKHGIPYHEKTLGQLFCDNKSRDIVDLLLTECREAKAQIRTRCEIQRIEPLDEAQAKGFVVHTSLGKVVCESLVVATGGLSIPTMGATGFGYDLAKQFGHNIIPTRAALVPFILNKRALARQQELPGTSLAVNASCAEGHFHEQMLFTHKGLSGPAVLQISSHWKEGMPVTFDLAPGLDLSDWLSEQRGNKQESFLHTVLAELWSKKLVQFFLQRIGLDSKPLKHYSEQALKDVGEKLQTWTLTPEGTEGYRTAEVTLGGVDTNEVSSRSMQSMKQPGLYFIGEVLDVTGWLGGFNFQWAWASAHAAGGEV from the coding sequence ATGACAGACCTTCCTACCCAGACCGATGTGCTGATCATCGGCGCCGGCGCCGCCGGCCTGATGTGTGCCTCGGTGGCGGGCAAGCGTGGCCGCAGTGTGCTGGTGCTGGACCACGCCAACAAGGTTGGTAAAAAAATCCTGATGTCCGGCGGCGGCCGCTGCAACTTCACCAACCTGTACACGGCGCCGGACAACTTCTACAGCGAAAACCCCCACTTCTGTAAATCCGCCCTGGCTCGTTATACCCAGTGGGACTTTATTGCGCTGGTGGAAAAGCACGGTATCCCCTACCACGAGAAAACTCTTGGTCAGTTATTCTGCGACAACAAGTCCCGGGATATCGTCGACCTGCTGCTTACGGAGTGTCGCGAGGCGAAAGCGCAGATACGCACCCGCTGTGAAATCCAGCGCATCGAGCCTCTCGATGAAGCGCAAGCGAAAGGCTTTGTGGTGCACACCTCGCTGGGGAAAGTGGTGTGTGAATCCCTGGTGGTCGCTACCGGCGGCCTGTCGATCCCCACCATGGGTGCTACCGGTTTTGGCTATGACCTGGCCAAGCAATTCGGCCACAACATCATTCCCACCCGCGCGGCGCTGGTACCGTTTATCCTGAACAAGCGCGCGCTGGCGCGGCAGCAGGAATTGCCGGGCACTTCACTGGCGGTGAATGCCAGCTGTGCCGAGGGCCACTTCCACGAGCAGATGCTGTTTACCCACAAGGGACTGAGTGGCCCGGCGGTATTGCAGATTTCCAGTCACTGGAAAGAGGGTATGCCGGTGACCTTCGATCTGGCGCCGGGGCTGGATTTATCCGACTGGCTCAGCGAACAGCGCGGTAACAAGCAGGAGAGCTTCCTGCACACGGTACTGGCGGAGCTGTGGAGCAAGAAGCTGGTACAGTTCTTCCTGCAGAGAATCGGCCTGGATAGCAAGCCGCTCAAGCATTACAGCGAACAGGCATTAAAAGACGTGGGCGAGAAGCTGCAGACCTGGACGTTGACTCCTGAAGGCACCGAGGGTTACCGCACCGCGGAAGTTACCCTGGGGGGCGTGGATACCAACGAGGTGTCGTCGCGCAGTATGCAAAGCATGAAGCAGCCGGGGCTGTATTTTATCGGTGAGGTACTGGATGTTACCGGTTGGCTCGGCGGATTCAATTTTCAATGGGCCTGGGCATCTGCCCATGCCGCCGGTGGGGAGGTCTGA